The following are from one region of the Rhodopirellula sp. P2 genome:
- a CDS encoding cysteine hydrolase family protein, producing MKRALLVIDVQREYFDGAFPIRHPVGHLESILEVMDQARDAKVPTAVIRHHQPDPESPVFRKDSEMWQLHPEVESRHRDALIDKALPGSFTNTDLEDFLKSNDIDTVSIAGYMTQICCDTTARQAFHRGYQVEFLSDATGTLDVSNKAGSVTAEQLHESILVAQQMFISDVIDRSEWSGRL from the coding sequence ATGAAGCGAGCTTTGTTGGTCATCGATGTCCAGCGTGAATACTTCGATGGTGCATTTCCAATTCGACATCCCGTCGGGCACTTGGAATCAATCCTGGAAGTCATGGATCAAGCCCGAGACGCGAAGGTTCCCACGGCGGTGATTCGGCATCATCAACCTGATCCGGAATCGCCGGTGTTTCGCAAAGACAGCGAGATGTGGCAATTGCATCCCGAGGTCGAATCGCGGCACCGAGACGCGTTGATCGACAAGGCCTTGCCGGGGTCGTTTACCAACACAGACCTCGAAGATTTTCTGAAATCCAACGACATCGATACGGTCAGCATCGCGGGTTACATGACGCAGATCTGCTGCGACACGACGGCCCGGCAAGCCTTTCATCGTGGGTATCAGGTTGAGTTTCTAAGCGACGCGACGGGAACCTTGGACGTGTCAAACAAAGCTGGTTCCGTGACCGCGGAACAACTGCATGAGTCCATCTTGGTGGCGCAACAGATGTTCATTAGCGACGTGATCGATCGAAGTGAATGGTCGGGACGTTTGTAG
- a CDS encoding sulfatase family protein — protein MSSIIVGLGSTLVAASRRGGLAFRSRIRMGLAMAVTGCLLWGAVSSVSNGAQPMNVLIIQTDEHNFRTLGCYRDTLPIEEAEIWGNGAVVETPHIDSIAARGAICTSFYATSPVCTPSRAAFFTGRYPQNTGAYQNDRPLRGDMVTFAEVLRREGYATGYAGKWHLDGPGKPQWGPERQFGFTDNRFMFNRGHWKKFDFQDGQPIVAATNKNGQPSYDLAGADEKTFSTDWLCDRAADFIRENSEQPFCYHLSLPDPHGPNTVREPYDTMYEDMAVRPPMTFQLEGEQPGWLPTTNRNAEQQFNARVMTQYFGMVRCIDDNVGKLLTLLEELSLTARTVVVFTSDHGDLCYEHGRLNKGNPYEGSAKVPMILAAPSFVPAGLRIDQAMGTVDFAPTLLSLLEKEVPDGTQGRNLSEWFRKQESGDEELDGASVTFLRAASSKAAWVAAVTDRYKLIVSAGDRPWLFDLKEDPHEITNHIGKPENQAIAARLAQSMLRYGDLMKDPQLTEGKLRDDLLNLQIRP, from the coding sequence ATGTCATCCATCATTGTCGGTCTTGGATCCACGCTTGTTGCTGCGAGTCGTCGCGGTGGCCTCGCCTTTCGCTCGCGAATTCGGATGGGGTTGGCGATGGCGGTGACGGGTTGTTTGTTGTGGGGGGCCGTGTCGTCGGTTTCCAACGGTGCCCAACCGATGAACGTGTTGATCATTCAAACCGATGAGCACAACTTTCGAACCTTGGGGTGCTACCGAGACACGTTGCCGATCGAGGAAGCGGAGATTTGGGGCAACGGTGCCGTCGTGGAAACGCCCCACATCGATTCCATCGCGGCCCGCGGCGCCATCTGCACATCCTTTTACGCGACATCCCCCGTGTGCACGCCTTCGCGAGCCGCGTTCTTCACAGGACGGTACCCGCAGAACACCGGCGCCTATCAAAATGACCGGCCCCTTCGCGGCGACATGGTGACGTTTGCGGAAGTTCTTCGGCGTGAGGGTTACGCGACCGGCTACGCGGGCAAGTGGCATTTGGATGGGCCCGGGAAACCGCAGTGGGGACCTGAACGTCAGTTCGGTTTCACTGACAATCGGTTCATGTTCAATCGAGGGCACTGGAAGAAGTTTGATTTCCAAGACGGCCAACCGATCGTGGCAGCGACCAACAAGAACGGTCAACCGAGCTACGACCTAGCGGGTGCGGACGAGAAGACCTTCAGCACGGATTGGTTGTGTGATCGAGCGGCTGACTTCATTCGCGAAAATTCAGAGCAGCCCTTTTGTTACCACTTGTCGCTGCCGGATCCTCACGGCCCCAACACGGTTCGGGAACCGTACGACACGATGTACGAAGACATGGCCGTCCGACCGCCGATGACGTTCCAGCTGGAGGGGGAACAACCGGGGTGGTTGCCGACGACGAATCGCAACGCAGAACAACAGTTCAACGCCCGCGTGATGACACAGTACTTCGGAATGGTCCGTTGCATCGACGACAACGTTGGGAAGTTGTTGACTCTGTTGGAGGAGCTGAGTTTGACCGCACGAACCGTGGTGGTCTTCACTTCGGACCACGGGGACCTTTGTTACGAACACGGCCGACTGAACAAAGGCAATCCTTACGAAGGCAGTGCAAAGGTTCCCATGATCCTCGCCGCGCCCAGCTTTGTTCCGGCGGGATTGCGAATCGATCAAGCGATGGGCACCGTTGATTTCGCACCCACCCTGCTGTCATTGCTGGAGAAAGAAGTCCCGGATGGAACTCAGGGACGCAACCTTTCGGAATGGTTTCGGAAGCAGGAGTCGGGTGATGAGGAGCTTGATGGAGCCAGTGTCACGTTTTTGCGAGCCGCCTCGAGCAAGGCGGCTTGGGTCGCCGCGGTGACCGATCGCTACAAGCTGATTGTGTCGGCGGGTGATCGGCCCTGGTTGTTTGATTTGAAGGAGGACCCGCACGAAATCACCAATCACATCGGCAAACCGGAAAACCAAGCGATCGCCGCGAGGCTGGCGCAGTCCATGTTGCGGTACGGCGACCTCATGAAAGACCCTCAACTGACCGAGGGGAAACTGCGGGACGATTTGCTGAACTTGCAAATTCGTCCATGA
- a CDS encoding FG-GAP repeat domain-containing protein, with protein sequence MPPVPHPFCRLLPAQILVALSSATIFGLAGCDTGDSVDPQLVKRLVASPAHARPTDPESIRAFCGDCHASPDPGIFEWDRWEEEVDQGFRLYRESLRDDLVPTDRDATLAYYRDSSPPKWDMPVPTRTPDNRFERHVIEWPGKPAISAVSSLLRLPDEDQNPVMALTDMWIGTVAKFVAKQPSVEQIKVKPLASVAHASHVAESDLDGDGQLDFLVADLGTHNPQTEHEGNVWWLRPVQADAGNSHSDNTSGLDYERIPLRLAMSRVADARPIDYDDDGDQDILVGDFGLHFEGGLHLGLNQGIDPQTGIPQFEWQTLDERPGIITIEVLDFDQDGKQDFLTLLTQHYEAIQFHRNQGDGTYETIVLHQAPNPAYGSSSMEIIDFDQDGDWDVLATNGDTFDDSLAKPYHGIWWLENKGSFPLTRHEVATMPGCYHAATGDFDHDGDLDIAATSWLGKQEIERYPADSFDGLVWFENKGKASKDATFTFQRHTLEMNRCQAATMEVVDWNGDGYEDLLVPQSVMAFDAVQPLVVWINRGNTLKEPTE encoded by the coding sequence ATGCCCCCCGTTCCTCATCCTTTCTGTCGTTTGCTGCCAGCCCAAATCCTCGTGGCGTTGTCCTCCGCCACGATTTTCGGCTTGGCGGGTTGCGACACCGGTGACAGTGTTGATCCACAGCTCGTCAAACGCTTGGTTGCCAGCCCCGCCCATGCTCGGCCAACCGATCCGGAATCGATCCGGGCATTTTGCGGTGACTGCCACGCGTCGCCCGACCCTGGGATCTTTGAATGGGATCGCTGGGAAGAGGAAGTCGACCAAGGGTTTCGACTGTACCGAGAATCCTTGCGTGACGATTTGGTGCCGACCGATCGTGACGCCACCCTGGCGTACTACCGCGATTCATCGCCTCCAAAATGGGACATGCCTGTTCCAACCCGAACGCCGGACAACCGCTTTGAACGACACGTCATCGAGTGGCCCGGGAAGCCAGCCATCAGCGCCGTTTCTAGCCTCTTGAGGCTGCCAGACGAGGATCAAAACCCGGTGATGGCACTGACCGACATGTGGATCGGCACCGTCGCGAAATTCGTGGCGAAGCAACCAAGCGTCGAGCAAATCAAAGTGAAACCGTTGGCTTCCGTCGCTCATGCATCCCACGTGGCGGAATCAGACTTGGATGGCGATGGGCAACTGGATTTCCTGGTGGCCGACCTGGGAACTCACAACCCTCAGACGGAACACGAAGGCAACGTGTGGTGGCTGCGACCGGTCCAAGCTGACGCCGGCAACTCCCATTCGGACAACACGTCCGGACTGGACTACGAACGAATCCCGTTGCGACTGGCCATGTCACGTGTCGCCGATGCGCGGCCGATCGACTACGACGACGATGGGGACCAAGACATCTTGGTCGGCGACTTTGGCCTGCACTTCGAAGGCGGCCTGCACCTGGGTTTGAACCAAGGCATCGATCCCCAAACAGGCATTCCGCAGTTTGAGTGGCAGACTCTGGATGAGCGACCGGGCATCATCACGATTGAAGTCTTGGACTTTGATCAGGATGGCAAGCAAGACTTCCTCACGCTCCTGACACAGCACTACGAAGCGATCCAGTTTCACCGCAACCAGGGCGACGGTACGTATGAAACCATCGTGCTGCATCAAGCCCCCAACCCGGCCTACGGTTCGAGCAGCATGGAAATCATCGACTTCGATCAAGACGGTGACTGGGATGTGTTGGCGACCAACGGCGACACGTTCGATGACTCCTTGGCAAAACCCTACCACGGCATTTGGTGGCTTGAGAACAAAGGCTCTTTCCCGCTGACACGCCACGAGGTGGCAACCATGCCAGGTTGCTACCACGCCGCGACCGGCGACTTCGACCACGACGGTGACCTGGACATCGCAGCCACGTCGTGGCTGGGCAAACAAGAAATCGAACGCTATCCAGCGGACTCGTTTGATGGATTGGTGTGGTTTGAAAACAAGGGCAAGGCTTCGAAAGATGCCACCTTCACGTTCCAACGTCACACGCTGGAAATGAATCGTTGCCAAGCAGCGACCATGGAAGTCGTGGATTGGAATGGCGATGGCTACGAAGATCTGTTGGTGCCACAGTCGGTCATGGCCTTTGATGCTGTTCAGCCTCTGGTCGTCTGGATCAATCGCGGGAACACGTTGAAGGAACCCACCGAATGA
- a CDS encoding tetratricopeptide repeat protein: MSSSKHNRRRRTTPPATAPVVSSSTTRYRKPVLFTIAACLVGLLIALTLPARLHWHRYEAQLDNTNYAAATESLESAERWWASTAKVTLAKARILGQQGYDDEALAAIVAAENIGADPAVASAMKSRLKWQSGKLDSRAQRHDDSNLTTDDLAAIAMGHIVGGDHDSAAKVIEVWRERDPHDASAGVLASLIAQEHEDMEQSGKLLGDAVRENPEHVTARFRLAQHQYSQRNFDAALAGFESVIATLSPHVPAGDRVSINGEQLHASRFIRALILQEQGRIDEAEDQFESLLANFEDDFAIRYSLANMHALHGQGDQILETLKPILGRFPDDISLNYLMATGETLRGNVSQANDWINQYLKARRELNQLLEAERKRGNRPPDPEFYMQLAETYLRFKWDDAKPWLDMAASLQPRSPRVRRGYQQFYENSGNFEQAARYSN; this comes from the coding sequence ATGAGTTCCTCCAAACACAATCGTCGCCGACGAACAACTCCACCTGCGACCGCCCCTGTTGTTTCTTCCTCCACAACGCGGTATCGCAAACCAGTCCTTTTCACGATCGCGGCCTGTCTGGTGGGTCTGCTGATCGCGTTGACGTTGCCAGCTCGCTTGCACTGGCATCGCTACGAAGCCCAGCTTGACAACACCAACTATGCCGCCGCAACCGAGTCACTCGAATCAGCCGAACGCTGGTGGGCATCGACCGCCAAGGTGACATTGGCCAAGGCGCGGATTTTGGGGCAGCAAGGTTACGATGACGAAGCACTCGCCGCGATCGTTGCGGCCGAGAACATCGGCGCGGACCCAGCGGTTGCCTCCGCGATGAAGTCACGGCTGAAGTGGCAAAGTGGGAAACTGGATTCACGTGCCCAGCGGCACGACGACTCCAACTTGACCACGGACGACTTGGCCGCCATCGCCATGGGCCACATCGTAGGCGGAGACCACGACAGCGCAGCCAAAGTCATCGAGGTGTGGCGAGAGCGGGATCCCCACGATGCATCGGCCGGCGTGCTGGCGTCCTTGATCGCCCAGGAGCACGAAGACATGGAACAATCGGGCAAACTGCTGGGAGATGCCGTCCGCGAGAACCCCGAACATGTGACAGCCCGTTTTCGATTGGCCCAGCATCAGTACTCACAGCGAAACTTCGATGCTGCATTGGCCGGTTTTGAGTCGGTGATCGCCACCCTTTCACCGCACGTCCCGGCCGGCGATCGTGTCTCGATCAACGGAGAACAACTTCATGCGTCCCGATTCATTCGCGCGTTGATCTTGCAAGAACAAGGACGCATCGACGAGGCGGAAGACCAGTTCGAAAGCTTGCTTGCAAACTTCGAAGACGATTTCGCGATTCGGTACTCCCTGGCCAACATGCATGCCTTGCACGGACAGGGCGATCAAATCCTGGAAACCCTGAAACCGATTCTGGGTCGATTCCCCGATGACATCTCGCTGAACTATTTGATGGCCACCGGCGAAACGCTTCGCGGAAACGTTTCCCAGGCCAACGACTGGATCAACCAGTACTTGAAGGCCCGCCGTGAACTGAACCAGCTCTTGGAAGCCGAACGCAAGCGGGGCAATCGCCCGCCCGATCCCGAGTTCTACATGCAGTTGGCGGAAACCTACTTGCGTTTCAAATGGGATGACGCAAAACCTTGGTTGGACATGGCCGCCTCCTTGCAACCTCGATCGCCTCGCGTGCGACGTGGTTACCAGCAGTTCTACGAGAACTCCGGCAACTTTGAACAAGCCGCCCGGTACAGCAACTGA
- a CDS encoding thymidine phosphorylase, which produces MLTANLIRIKRDGGVLDPDQWRFLIEGYCNGQVTDYQMSALAMAIYFRGLTRRETAALTRCMVDSGERLPRVNDRPRVDKHSTGGLGDKVSLILAPLLACCDVDVPMISGRGLGRTGGTLDKLEAIEGYETQLTIDQSSRVLKDVGCFIVGATESIAPADRRLYGLRDVTGTVESVGLITASILSKKLAANLDALVMDVKVGAAGFMPTIEQASELAESLQDVGAESGLPTLPLLSDMDQPLGRAIGNAIEVNESLDVLGGGGPQEVRALTLRLSAELLVATKQASDLRAAEGLLASKLDSGDAMQRFERMVHEQGGKLPGHLPLGRRSEHVAERSGWVESIDCPAIGDAIISMGGGRRQTTDSVDPSVGIDLHVRIGDRVDAGQPVWTVYEGPKPCPPITPVRLSETTVPARPLILQRSRNA; this is translated from the coding sequence ATGCTGACGGCCAATTTGATCCGGATCAAGCGGGATGGAGGGGTGCTGGACCCCGACCAGTGGCGTTTTCTGATCGAGGGCTACTGCAATGGCCAAGTCACCGATTACCAGATGTCAGCCCTGGCGATGGCAATCTACTTTCGCGGATTGACCCGACGTGAAACGGCGGCGTTGACCCGCTGCATGGTCGACAGTGGTGAACGCTTGCCTCGCGTGAATGATCGTCCTCGCGTCGATAAACACAGCACCGGAGGACTGGGCGACAAGGTTTCCCTGATCCTGGCTCCGCTGCTGGCATGCTGCGACGTGGATGTGCCGATGATCAGTGGTCGCGGACTGGGGCGAACCGGCGGGACGCTCGACAAATTGGAAGCCATTGAGGGTTACGAGACTCAACTGACGATCGACCAATCCAGTCGAGTCCTGAAGGACGTGGGATGCTTCATCGTGGGAGCGACCGAGTCCATCGCCCCGGCGGACCGTCGGTTGTACGGGCTGCGCGACGTGACTGGGACGGTCGAATCCGTGGGGCTGATCACGGCCAGCATCCTCAGCAAAAAGCTGGCCGCCAATTTGGATGCGTTGGTGATGGATGTGAAAGTCGGGGCGGCAGGGTTCATGCCGACAATCGAACAGGCGTCTGAGTTGGCGGAATCCTTGCAAGACGTCGGTGCGGAATCCGGACTGCCTACCCTTCCCCTGTTGTCCGACATGGATCAACCGCTCGGACGAGCCATCGGAAACGCGATCGAGGTCAACGAGTCGCTCGACGTGCTCGGTGGTGGTGGTCCGCAAGAGGTGCGAGCGTTGACGTTGCGATTGTCAGCCGAACTGTTGGTGGCAACGAAGCAGGCCAGCGATTTGCGAGCGGCCGAGGGATTGCTCGCCAGCAAACTGGATTCGGGCGACGCGATGCAGCGGTTTGAGCGAATGGTGCATGAACAAGGTGGCAAGCTTCCCGGGCATTTGCCGCTGGGCCGGCGAAGCGAACACGTGGCCGAACGATCGGGTTGGGTCGAATCGATCGACTGTCCCGCGATCGGTGACGCGATCATCTCAATGGGAGGAGGCCGCCGTCAAACGACCGACTCAGTGGATCCGTCCGTCGGAATCGACCTGCACGTTCGCATCGGTGATCGCGTCGACGCCGGCCAGCCCGTGTGGACGGTGTATGAAGGTCCGAAGCCCTGCCCGCCCATCACGCCGGTTCGGTTGTCGGAAACAACCGTGCCCGCTCGGCCATTGATTCTTCAGAGAAGTCGCAACGCCTGA
- a CDS encoding type IV pilus twitching motility protein PilT — MAHGAAKSVPAGPPRDMSPDAVAARLKSSLLQEKKELEVDKIFRALVKLEGSDLHLKVGQPPLVRVGGELKPLNRGPIEAEEMVRLLLPMMDERNLVIFEEEGGADFSYQIDVDGVRWRFRINMLKSLGNIGLVARRISNFIPDFRGLFLPDSIENLCHYDQGMVLLAGVTGSGKSTTIGSMLNYINSIYRKHILTLEDPIEFIFTEDKSLINQREVGQDVVNFSVGMKHAVREDPDIILVGELRDEETFMTAIHAAETGHLVFGTIHAASASTCIGRILDLFPEEMHGAIRSAIAFNMKGIVAQKLLRSIKPGVSRVPTCEVMTFSPMIRKLVLEGQDSKLPDAIRIGAEDGMQDFTMSLKQLIDDELIDRPTAFAVAPNKDALKMALKGIDVKAPGIL, encoded by the coding sequence ATGGCACACGGCGCAGCGAAATCCGTTCCCGCAGGCCCCCCCCGCGATATGTCACCCGATGCGGTTGCAGCGCGGCTGAAAAGCAGTTTGCTCCAGGAAAAGAAGGAACTGGAAGTCGATAAGATCTTCCGGGCCCTGGTCAAACTCGAAGGTTCCGACCTCCACTTGAAAGTCGGCCAGCCTCCCTTGGTCCGAGTTGGTGGTGAACTCAAACCGCTCAATCGGGGACCGATCGAAGCCGAAGAAATGGTGCGATTGCTACTCCCGATGATGGACGAACGCAACCTGGTCATCTTCGAAGAAGAAGGCGGGGCTGACTTTTCGTACCAAATCGACGTCGACGGAGTCCGCTGGCGGTTCCGGATCAACATGCTGAAATCGCTGGGCAACATCGGCCTGGTCGCCCGTCGGATCAGCAACTTCATCCCCGATTTTCGCGGTCTGTTCCTTCCGGATTCCATCGAAAACCTGTGCCACTATGACCAGGGCATGGTCCTGCTGGCCGGGGTCACCGGTTCGGGAAAAAGCACGACGATCGGTTCGATGCTGAACTACATCAACAGCATCTACCGCAAACACATTCTGACGCTCGAAGACCCAATCGAATTCATCTTCACGGAAGACAAATCGCTGATCAACCAACGAGAAGTCGGCCAAGATGTGGTTAACTTTTCAGTTGGAATGAAGCACGCTGTGCGGGAAGACCCCGACATCATTCTGGTCGGTGAGCTTCGCGACGAAGAAACGTTCATGACCGCGATTCACGCCGCTGAAACCGGTCACTTGGTCTTCGGAACGATCCACGCCGCGAGTGCGTCGACCTGCATCGGCCGGATCCTGGACTTGTTCCCCGAAGAAATGCACGGGGCAATCCGCAGCGCCATCGCCTTCAACATGAAAGGCATCGTCGCCCAGAAACTGCTCCGGAGCATCAAGCCCGGCGTCTCACGTGTGCCCACCTGCGAAGTGATGACGTTCTCGCCGATGATTCGCAAACTGGTCCTCGAAGGCCAAGACAGCAAACTACCCGATGCCATTCGCATCGGTGCCGAAGACGGCATGCAAGACTTCACCATGAGTTTGAAACAACTGATCGACGACGAATTGATTGATCGGCCGACGGCATTTGCAGTCGCTCCGAACAAAGACGCGCTGAAGATGGCGCTCAAGGGCATCGACGTGAAAGCACCAGGAATCCTGTAA
- a CDS encoding ATPase, T2SS/T4P/T4SS family: MAKQSNEEVQLWQTVAPVEFVPRVKDNNELQALLISTRQGAGNAIAGGQIAHAIASRATHILMDFSKSACAIRYQIDGAWEQLPPLDRESGDAMLYALKQLCLMNPADRRGSQKGGMQVKLVKDKYQFNVQSQGVPTGERVICRLEAEEMPFSKLADLGMRDKMIEQFKEKLNGSGNIVLITAKKSEGVSTFWNVAISAADRLVRDFQSFEPAESPDPEIINISPNLFGGDTGKTELEMVKRMVLREPDVLMFPNPPQPESLQIALEQVVEADRQVIHRMAAEGAMQALLTFVGRYPECRKLIAENIGCVIHQRLVRRLCDNCKVGFEPPPKLLAQLGIPAGRVPLLYKPFIPPPIEQQVDESGRPAPITPCPVCNSRGYHGRIGLYEMLTPGPQLKAALAKTQDAGQLTAIAKSEGFRPVQSEAVLTVARGLTSLDELKRAFAKR, encoded by the coding sequence GTGGCCAAGCAATCCAACGAAGAAGTCCAACTCTGGCAAACCGTCGCTCCCGTTGAATTTGTTCCTCGGGTCAAAGACAACAACGAACTGCAAGCGTTGCTGATCAGCACCCGCCAAGGCGCTGGCAATGCCATCGCCGGCGGCCAAATTGCGCACGCGATCGCCTCGCGAGCCACCCACATTCTGATGGACTTCTCCAAGTCCGCCTGTGCGATTCGCTATCAGATCGACGGGGCCTGGGAACAACTCCCACCGCTGGATCGCGAAAGCGGCGACGCGATGCTGTATGCCCTGAAACAGCTGTGCTTGATGAACCCAGCGGATCGTCGCGGCAGCCAAAAGGGCGGCATGCAGGTCAAACTGGTCAAGGACAAGTACCAATTCAACGTCCAATCGCAAGGCGTGCCCACCGGCGAACGCGTGATCTGCCGTCTCGAAGCAGAGGAAATGCCATTCAGTAAATTGGCCGACCTCGGGATGCGAGACAAAATGATTGAACAGTTCAAAGAGAAACTGAACGGTTCGGGAAATATCGTCCTGATCACAGCCAAGAAGAGCGAAGGCGTCTCGACCTTCTGGAACGTCGCCATCAGCGCCGCCGACCGGTTGGTCCGCGACTTCCAATCGTTTGAACCCGCGGAATCGCCCGACCCTGAGATCATCAATATCTCACCGAACTTGTTCGGAGGCGACACCGGGAAAACCGAACTGGAGATGGTCAAACGGATGGTTCTTCGCGAACCTGACGTGCTGATGTTCCCCAACCCTCCACAACCTGAATCGCTGCAAATCGCGCTCGAACAAGTCGTCGAGGCGGATCGACAAGTCATCCACCGGATGGCAGCCGAGGGCGCCATGCAAGCCTTGCTGACGTTCGTGGGACGCTACCCAGAATGCCGCAAATTGATCGCCGAAAACATCGGCTGCGTGATTCATCAGAGACTGGTTCGTCGCTTGTGCGACAACTGCAAAGTCGGATTCGAACCGCCACCGAAGTTGCTCGCTCAACTTGGAATCCCGGCGGGTCGAGTCCCGTTGCTCTACAAACCGTTCATCCCGCCACCGATCGAACAGCAAGTCGACGAAAGCGGCCGGCCCGCACCGATCACCCCGTGCCCCGTCTGCAACTCACGTGGCTACCACGGTCGCATCGGGCTGTACGAAATGCTGACTCCAGGACCGCAACTCAAAGCCGCCTTGGCCAAGACGCAGGACGCCGGGCAATTGACCGCGATCGCGAAATCCGAAGGCTTCCGCCCCGTCCAATCCGAAGCCGTCCTCACGGTCGCCCGCGGATTGACCAGCCTCGACGAACTCAAACGAGCCTTCGCCAAACGCTAG
- a CDS encoding F0F1 ATP synthase subunit epsilon, with product MSIRCVVVTPERTELDREADFVALPMFDGELGVQGGRAPMIGRLGYGVLRLQTVSGPERYFVDGGFAQVEDDVVNVLTSRAIPVDLLDNDEATKTLAEALDMPSSTPEQAQIKDAAVRRARGQLRASR from the coding sequence ATGTCCATTCGATGTGTCGTCGTCACCCCCGAACGAACGGAATTGGATCGGGAAGCTGACTTTGTAGCCTTGCCCATGTTCGATGGCGAACTGGGTGTGCAAGGTGGTCGTGCACCGATGATTGGCCGTCTCGGCTACGGTGTGTTGCGTTTGCAAACGGTCAGCGGGCCCGAACGTTATTTCGTCGACGGCGGTTTCGCCCAAGTCGAAGATGATGTCGTGAACGTTTTGACTAGCCGAGCGATCCCAGTCGATTTGCTCGACAATGACGAAGCCACCAAGACCTTGGCGGAAGCACTGGACATGCCCAGCAGCACTCCCGAGCAAGCTCAAATCAAAGACGCCGCTGTGCGTCGAGCTCGCGGGCAACTGCGAGCCAGCCGCTAA
- the atpD gene encoding F0F1 ATP synthase subunit beta, with protein sequence MSTATATGRVTQVIGSTFDAEFPEGQLPKIYNALTIQSEHKGVTIDLTGEVQQHLGGGRVRAIALGSTEGMMRGMDVVDTGSPVSVPVGKATLGRVFNVLGKPIDKRGDVEADDYWPIHRQAPPLNELSTNTELFETGIKVVDLLTPFVRGGKAGLFGGAGLGKTVILTELIARIASSHGGYSVFAGVGERTREGTDLWLEMQETEIGSTGRNVIEQTCMVFGQMNEPPGSRLRVALSALTMAEYFRDTTGADTLLFVDNIFRFSQAGSEVSALLGRMPSAVGYQPTLATEMGALQERITSTKQGAITSVQAVYVPADDPTDPAPATAFGQLDAFIYLERSISEKGIYPAIDPLASNSRILDPQYVGDRHYTIARRVQTILQRYRELQDIIAILGVDELSEEDKTIVHRARRIERFLSQPFLVAEVFIGKPGEITSLEDTIRSFEGICDGKYDHLPEQAFMYVGAIEQAEEQAKKMESK encoded by the coding sequence ATGTCCACTGCAACCGCCACCGGCCGCGTCACTCAAGTCATCGGCTCGACCTTTGATGCCGAGTTTCCTGAAGGTCAACTGCCAAAGATCTACAACGCTTTGACAATTCAAAGCGAGCACAAAGGGGTCACCATTGACTTGACCGGCGAAGTGCAACAGCACCTCGGTGGTGGGCGTGTTCGTGCGATTGCTTTGGGTTCGACCGAAGGCATGATGCGGGGCATGGACGTGGTCGATACCGGCAGCCCGGTTTCGGTTCCTGTCGGAAAAGCAACGCTGGGCCGCGTCTTCAACGTGCTCGGTAAACCGATCGACAAACGGGGCGACGTGGAAGCGGACGATTACTGGCCGATTCACCGTCAAGCACCGCCTCTCAACGAACTGTCGACGAACACGGAACTGTTCGAAACGGGCATCAAGGTCGTTGACCTTTTGACCCCCTTCGTTCGTGGTGGGAAAGCTGGTTTGTTCGGTGGTGCCGGTCTGGGCAAGACCGTGATTCTGACGGAATTGATCGCTCGGATCGCATCCAGCCACGGTGGTTATTCGGTCTTCGCCGGTGTGGGTGAACGGACCCGTGAAGGCACCGACCTGTGGTTGGAAATGCAAGAAACTGAGATCGGTTCGACCGGTCGCAACGTGATCGAGCAAACCTGCATGGTGTTCGGTCAGATGAACGAGCCACCAGGTTCGCGTCTTCGTGTTGCCCTGTCAGCACTGACGATGGCGGAATACTTCCGCGACACGACCGGTGCGGACACGTTGTTGTTTGTCGACAACATTTTCCGCTTCTCGCAAGCGGGTTCGGAAGTGTCAGCACTTCTGGGACGGATGCCATCGGCTGTGGGTTACCAGCCCACGCTGGCAACCGAAATGGGTGCTCTGCAAGAACGAATCACCTCGACCAAACAAGGTGCGATCACCTCGGTGCAAGCCGTTTACGTTCCTGCCGATGACCCGACTGACCCTGCCCCCGCAACGGCGTTCGGTCAGCTTGACGCGTTCATCTACCTCGAACGTTCGATCTCGGAAAAAGGGATTTATCCCGCCATCGACCCGTTGGCTTCGAACTCGCGGATTTTGGACCCTCAGTACGTTGGCGACCGTCACTACACGATCGCCCGTCGCGTTCAAACGATCCTGCAACGTTACCGCGAACTGCAAGACATCATCGCGATTCTCGGTGTCGACGAACTCAGCGAAGAGGACAAGACCATCGTTCACCGCGCACGTCGCATCGAACGATTCCTGTCGCAACCCTTCCTCGTGGCGGAAGTCTTCATCGGCAAACCCGGTGAGATCACGTCCCTCGAAGACACGATTCGCAGCTTCGAAGGAATCTGTGATGGCAAGTACGATCACTTGCCCGAGCAAGCGTTCATGTACGTCGGTGCGATCGAGCAAGCCGAAGAGCAAGCCAAGAAGATGGAGTCCAAGTAA